A stretch of DNA from Streptococcus sp. NPS 308:
AGCGGCCATTCTCTGGCTGTAACTTTGATGGTAGGCACTCTGATTGTCATTCTCAGTCAACGAATTAAAGATCCAGTCTGGAGAAAAATCGTGCAAATCGTGCTAGGTCTCTACCTAGTCAGTGTACTGGTGTCAAGGGTCTATCTAGGAGTTCACTATCCATCAGACGTCCTTGCCAGTCTCTGTGTGGGCTTGGGAGTCTTGTTTATCGAATTTCCCTTCTATGACAAGCTCCGCTTCCAATGGCGATTTAAAGGTAAACAGAAGTGAGATAGGTCTTGCAAGAATGGTAAAAATCTGATAAACTAAGTAGTAATTGAATAGGAATCCGCAAGACTAGTAACTCAAGGGAAGTATATCAGGGAGGAGAGCCGTGACTGCAAGCTCTCTATATGAAAGCTGGGTGAATTCACTTGCGCATGGATTTAGAAATGAAGGTCTGACTTGTCAGATGAAAACGGATGGTACCGCGTGTCAACGCTCCGAGTGGAGTTTTTGACATGTGGTTTTCTTTTTATCTTATGAGAGACTGATGGAGGAAATATGTCAACTATTGAAGAACAATTAAAAGCGCTTCGCGAAGAAACGCTGGCTAGCTTGAAGCAGATTACTGCTGAAAATGAAAAAGAGATGCAAGACTTGCGTGTCTCTGTCCTAGGGAAAAAGGGTTCGCTTACCGAAATTCTTAAAGGGATGAAGGATGTTTCTGCTGAGATGCGTCCAATCATCGGAAAACACGTCAATGAAGCTCGTGATGTCTTGACAGCTGCCTTCGAAGAAACGGCAAAGCTCTTGGAAGAAAAGAAAGTTGAAGCACAACTGGCTAGCGAGAGCATCGATGTAACCCTTCCAGGTCGTCCAGTTGCGACTGGTCACCGTCACGTTTTGACACAAACCAGTGAGGAAATCGAAGATATTTTTATCGGGATGGGTTACCAAGTCGTGGATGGTTTTGAAGTTGAAAAAGACTACTACAACTTTGAACGCATGAACCTTCCAAAAGACCACCCAGCCCGTGATATGCAGGATACTTTCTATATCACAGAAGAAATCTTGCTCCGTACTCACACGTCTCCAGTTCAAGCGCGTGCTATGGATGCCCATGATTTTTCGAAAGGTCCTTTGAAGATGATCTCACCAGGACGCGTTTTCCGTCGTGACACGGACGATGCGACCCACAGTCACCAATTCCACCAAATCGAAGGCTTGGTTGTTGGGAAAAATATCTCTATGGCTGACCTTCAAGGAACGCTTCAGTTGATTGTGCAAAAAATGTTTGGTGAAGAGCGTCAGATTCGTCTGCGTCCATCCTATTTCCCATTCACAGAGCCATCTGTTGAAGTGGATGTTTCCTGCTTCAAGTGTGGTGGAGAAGGCTGTAATGTATGTAAGAAAACGGGTTGGATCGAGATTATGGGGGCCGGTATGGTTCACCCACGTGTCCTTGAGATGAGTGGTATTGATGCAACGGTTTACTCTGGTTTTGCCTTTGGTCTTGGACAAGAGCGTGTAGCCATGCTCCGCTACGGGATTAACGATATCCGTGGATTCTACCAAGGGGATGTCCGCTTCTCAGAACAGTTTAAATAAGATTGAAACCTGAAACACAGTCCTATACAGTCCTAGTCATTTTCTCTTGATGAGAATGGTAAGGACTGACTCGAAGAAAAAGAAAGGAATTGAAAAGGTC
This window harbors:
- the pheS gene encoding phenylalanine--tRNA ligase subunit alpha; translated protein: MSTIEEQLKALREETLASLKQITAENEKEMQDLRVSVLGKKGSLTEILKGMKDVSAEMRPIIGKHVNEARDVLTAAFEETAKLLEEKKVEAQLASESIDVTLPGRPVATGHRHVLTQTSEEIEDIFIGMGYQVVDGFEVEKDYYNFERMNLPKDHPARDMQDTFYITEEILLRTHTSPVQARAMDAHDFSKGPLKMISPGRVFRRDTDDATHSHQFHQIEGLVVGKNISMADLQGTLQLIVQKMFGEERQIRLRPSYFPFTEPSVEVDVSCFKCGGEGCNVCKKTGWIEIMGAGMVHPRVLEMSGIDATVYSGFAFGLGQERVAMLRYGINDIRGFYQGDVRFSEQFK